The genomic stretch caggaaagacccttttgtcaatcgtgggatctttaacgtgcacacccaatgtagtgtacacggggggaggttcggacaccgaagagagtctgcacacaaagttgactctatgaaataaatttccgccgaacctgggatcgaactcacgctgacagcggccaactgaatacaaatccagcgcgctaccaactgagctatatccccgcccagattaactgtaacatatacacttTTTAAACCTCTCTGCAAATGCGGAGAGCTTGTAAATTTTAACCACATTTTCACTGCATGTCCACACTCAACACACTTTCACAGACTACACCAACTCATAAAAACACTCAATCTCACACCTACACTATGTCTCCATCATCATAAAGATTTAGGGTGGAGCCATGTTAAACTGGGTCTGCAAAACAATATACACATCGCCGCTTGGGCAATGGTTTTAAAAATACATTTTACATGTCTAAATGACAACATTGTATTATCACTTTTATGAGTACACAGCCAGCTCCTCGCTGCAAAATGCTCTAGCCAGTACGGCCAATCAGTGAACGCCCTCAGTGACTAGCAGCCCAACCAGAATCTTCGGCACAAAAACCGACGATTCAGAACAGTACATACGCACCCTAGTCTGTACCCGTACGCTCGCTCTTGGCGGGCCCACCCCGATACCCTCCAAATGCCTGCGCCACACATAGGCGACGATTATAATTAGCATAAGAAACTATGTACCCCCTCTGCCCACCTGCCGTGTTTCCGCCGGCGGGGCCGAGGTCGCGTGTGTCCCGTGCGCTAGGCTTATAGTTAATGCCACGTTACATTCATATATTCCATGTGTCACCTTAGGTGTATATATTAGATTAGACAGCCAGCCTCTGCCTACCATATCTGAGACGTCCGTCTCTTttgggaggaggagggtggcctttgtagctgtgcgagagtatgcgaacgactgtgtatgacagtgtaaatagcctatcctctttttctcacccccaccccagaggGGGTTACAGAGACACATCTCTGGCCTCCTCACCTGATCCCCTTCCCATGCCTCTGTAGACAGAGGGTGCCATAAAGGCGTTGATGAATAAACCGACATAAAGTCGCAGCCCTGTACATATGTTTTTAACCGGCCAGTATAGGTCCTAGGGAGGACCGGGTTTGCTTTTCGCCAGTTGACTAGCCGCCGAATCCACAAGTACGTAGAGGGTGCCTCAGCTTctccaccacgaccctccttggtctgacactcactcctttgccatgatcagtcggatcactgggcgaaaagtggcgttttgtatcttacaaaactactcaaaatcccaacaaaacttcaagtttcaatgggtttatcacattttggtgttcacgacaacgccagattttgattggattttgttgaagttatcgctgcgaaattgcctggaatttcagcgcgttttgcgacggtcaaaacatcatgttaaaccatgttacagcatgtctgtaacatgcaaaaatgtcaagttttgatggcattaaagctttggtttaacgccaagtaacatcatgttatcgtagacttaacttgcaaaactgcttgttttggtggtgttacagcttgcttgtaatgtgattaacatcatgttattgctggtttaacatgcaaaaccccatgttatgttggtgttaaagattgctcaaatgcctattaactccatgttatgttggtgttaaagcttgctcaaatgcctattaacaccatgttagttggtgttaggcttgattattaatgtaaaaaaacaccatgttatgacgttcacataattgttttcacctggatggaattttgtggaaaagaaagcatgttgtttgggaattgtgtgcgggtttcatgcttggatattgcactttgctgacttgtcacaggtcaattgacatttaacaatattagttttcaaatgcatcatccttcacacattatgtaaacatctttaacattaacactttggttgtaaaattattgcactttattcaaacaggacaaaaacaaaaatgctgattcacaatgtacaatagcaaaggactattttgagtggagacagtgttcatccacactataattggataagctaaaataaattattcAAATCGGTGAAGGCCACatgaaatgaaaacacaccatcagtaaattacttcccttgtgatTAAGAGCGTCATACCCATAAAAGCCATGTAAGTTTTagcccatgtgagtgtgtgttgggaggggggggggggggggcagatgccctgtcagggttcctgcagggcagagctgatacaattcaaggagttttcaaggacatttccaggaccaaataaatgcttttcaaggacatgattttccccaaattaatgcgGTTCTCCGCgtctgcaaactattagtcattccgtagttgtttcccttgctaACTTCCGGGAAGGaaagcaactacgggtgactaataatagttagttcgtctgctttcgttttcactcgatcttttattctcccaaaatgtgtgtactgtatttgacgaaaaaaaaagggggttagattttttttttaataaagacaagctgctgacgaaatgtccTAGTAAACATTTTGGGTGCGCCGCGCATGCGCCGCGCATGCACCATACACCTGCGCCGTGCATGCGCCTCATGGAACTTTGGTGCATGCGCCTCAGTCAATACTATGATCGTCCACTAGTCGACGCGGCGCATGCGTATATGGTGCGCCTGACCATCGCGTGACCATGCCTGGAGCAGGTGACATGCATGCTAGAAGTCGATGCGGCGCATCCCAAGTAATTcgaagtaaaacaaaattcgaGGTATGATGACTATGCATGTACGCAATCTAACTGGACACAATGTTGACTTGAAAGACATATTGTAATATCATACATGGCATCACACAATAATCAGACACAAATGGAAAACGTGTAATtaacaccgttacctactatacaattgataatatatatatgttacaggcaagtTGGGAAACCaggcatttccggaaatgactaacgAGAGTAGTCATTTACGGAAATGACTGATTCACTCGGTCATTTCCGAAAATGCCTAAAGTTGAGCTTGATATTTTAGTCATTTACAGAAATGACTGAAATTACTTAGTCAACATTACCGAATATGCCTAGGCACGTGAATCATAGTCATAAAGGTTGTGAAATGAGAAATGTTAGGACATTTGTGTTCACGCCAAGCCAGCGATCGTGACCAAAACTGTCAACCACGTGAATATTGTTCTCCAAACTAAACTGAATAAGATTTGTGTTTaaataatcgtgtgtgtgtgtttttttttttactttttatgggCGGTTATGTATTTAATTTACTTGGGCTCGTGAATACTACCGAATATGCCTAGGCACGTGAATCATAGTCATAAAGGTTGTGAAATGAGAAATGTTAGGACATTTGTGTTCACGCCAAGCCAGCGATCGTGACCAAAACTGTCAACCACGTGAATATTGTTCTCCAAACTAAACTGAATAAGATTTGTGTTTaaataatcgtgtgtgtgtgtttttttttttactttttatgggCGGTTATGTATTTAATTTACTTGGGCTCGTGAATACTGTTCTCCAAACTTGGCGAGTTAGTTTCTGAACTTAGTTGCtgcacacagtttgaacagacATCCACTATGGACGTAGAGGATCGTTTTCGAAAATGTCTTTTTGAAAGATATGCCAAAAATAAGAACTATTTGTTACCAAAGGATTGCTACTTTACCATGATCAACGACCTCAAGACAGCACAGGTGTCATCGACAACCAAAACATCACGCCAGTACAAACTGATGAAGAggttagtatctctctctctctctctctctctctctctctctctctctctctctccctctttttttttaacttgtgtCTTCAtactcctactctctctctctttctctctctctctctctctctctctctctctctctctctctctctctctcttatgcggcAAGATATTGGCATGAGACATAAACATTTGGTCACAGACATtttcctctttcttcctctctctctctccctctctctctttctctctctctctctctctctctcttatgcggcAAGATATTGGCATGAGACATAAACATTTGGTCACAGACATtttcctctttcttcctctctctctctccctctctctctttctctctctgtctctctctccctctctgtctctctctctttctctctctttctctccctctctctttctctctgccctttctctctctctctctccctctctctctccctctctctctccctctttcttcctctctctctctctccctctctctcgttgactctctctctctctctctctctccctctctctctctcactctctctctctccctctctctctctccctctttcttcctctctctctctttctctctctctctctctctctctctctctgtctatctccctctctctctctcactctctctctgttttgtttattgATAGTGCGTTTTTATTCTAAAGGTATGAGGTGCTGCAGTGCGGTCCAAATGACAAGCTGATCCGAAAAAGATCCTCACCTGATGAAGCCCCGATCTTCTTTGTCACCCTTGAAGATACCTACGACACCATCAAGACTGCACACATCGCCACCGGTCACGGAGGGCGCGATAGGATGCTGAAGGAACTGGAAAAGaaatttgccaatatccaaagaGACAGTGTAGAACTGTTTAAGTCTTATTGCCTCGTGTGCCAGGAGAAACAAAAGCGACAGAAAACCAAAGGTGTCGTCGTGCGACCTATTCTCACAGAGGAATTCAATTCCAGAAGCCAAGTGGACCTTGTGGACTACCAGTCGATGGAGGATGGCGGCTACAAATGGATTATGGTCTATCAAGATCACCTCACCAAATTTGTAGTCTTGCGACCGCTGACATCAAAAAGGGCGTGCCAAGTAGCCCTTCAGCTCGTGGACATTTTTACTCTTTTCGGGGCTCCAGTGATCCTTCAATCGGACAATGGAAGCGAGTTCACTGCAGTTGTCATCAGAGAACTACGAGATCTGTGGCCAGAATTAAAACTCGTTCATGGAAAACCTCGTCATCCTCAGTCACAAGGCTCTGTAGAGAGGGCCAACGGTGACATCAAGGACATGCTGACTGCTTGGATGTCGGATCACCAAACAACGCGTTGGTCATTGGGTCTAAAGTTCGTGCAGTTCATGAAAAACCGAGCCTACCATTCAGGATTGAAAAGATCCCCGTACAGAGCCATGTTTGGCGTCGAGCCCAGAGTTGGGCTGTCTTCCACGTGGCTGCCAGAGGCCCTGATTGATGAAATGCAAACAGAAGAGGACCTTCGAGAAAGAGTAGGCTGGTCAAGTAATGCTGATAACGCAAGCAATCCGGAGTCAGCAGGTTCAGATTTGGACATCAATATAACAAGTGTCTCTGTGCAGGTCCATGAAGAATCAACCAGTGCTGGTGCCACTCTACAGGAACTTTCAAATGGTGATGCAGCAGTCATCGACAGAGCATTCGAAATAGTCCAAGATGAACTGACAATGACTAATGTCACTGCCATTCTACAGGAAGAACTATCAAATGGTGGTGAAGGAGTCGTCGAAACAGTCCAATGTGAACCGTCAATGACTGatgccactgccactgccattCTACATGAACTATCAAATGGTGGGGAAGGAGTCGTCGAAACAGTCCAAGGTGAACCGTCAATGACTGatgccactgccactgccattCTACAGGAACTATCAAATGGTGGCGAAGGAGTCCTGCATACTGAAAATAATGAACTTCGCTTGCTCAACAAACGGCAACTAAGTATCAATCGTCAACGGGAGGCCAGCCGAGAATGCCAGAAGGGGCAGGCAGAGCGAATGATAAAGCGTAGCAGAATAGAGCTATGCCCGGGACAACCTGGAGACAACGTGGCAGTGCCCGTTCCCCTGGTCGACAGGGGTCGAGGAGATCCcagaaacattctgggaatTATTCTGCACAAGACTGAAAACGACCTGTATAAAATTGCAACAAGAAGCGGGGTACTGAAAGGATCTTTCACTAGAAATGAATTTGAACTCTGCGCACAGAAACTCTTGACAGAGCAAGATGTAAAATGTGACAAACAGGTCAGTGTCCGCGAGGCAGTTGTTCAAAATTCCTTGAGTGGAGGACAGGGCTTTACCAAATGCAACTGCTCTGGGGGGAAAAAGTGTCAAACAAATAGGTGTAAATGCTTCAAACGTAAAGTACTCTGCAACAGTCGTTGCCACCAAAGCCTgacatgcaaaaacaaatgaacagaagAATGCCTGGTACTCAaactatgtgtgtatgtgtgtgtgtgtgtgtgtgtgtgtgtgtgtgtgtgttggtgtatgtgtgtgtgtgtgtgtgtgtgtgtgttggtgtgtgtgtgtgttttattcattgCTCTACATTTTATCTACATTTTAAATTCTtgcacatatttataaccatTTCCATTCCTAAAGTGCACAGTGCAAATGCTCTGAACGTAAAGCATTATGCCACTAAAGCCTGGcatgcaaaaacaaatgaacagaagAGTAATTAACACTCAAATCTACatgaaaatgtgtgtattttagtatttcattttgttattattctttTATCTACCTTTTAATCTGACAGATAATAACATTAAAATCtggtacatatttataaccctTTTCATTCTTATTgtacacgtgcgtgcgtgcgttttgaTTGATCAAGAGTTTGTGTGTCAGGCATTTCTGGAAATGCCTAACAGCTAAtttcagtcattactggaaatgACTAAAATATCCAGCTAAACTTTAGGCATTTCCTGAAATGACCGAGTGAATCAGTCATTTCCGTAAATGACTACTTTTCggtagtcatttccggaaatgcctGGTTTCCCAacttgcctgtaacatatataccactcacttgctattcgcctaaatgcttgcggtgtgctgtgacacatgtaagaaaccaaaagaaaaaaagactttactttggcgaaaagagcatatgctgcttatttttgtacataactgctataactgtatttttacatgtaaaaaacatagagatatatcttaccatttcaccaAGACGGTCAAATTATTGACGATGAATAACGCATaataaggggagatcatgatgacgtacatgtctatggttgcacagTTGCCGCCCTTGGTTCGAAAACCCGGGGAACAGGATCAGGAATAtctagtcgctggaacctataaggttatgcggcgacttatcagatgataatgtttcgaacttatcttttaacaagaagggcaaagcccatacgactcacatgcttgacctaaacctagcaatgacatcatacactaagaactgctttacacatttttcctaccaaaggtcatccaaggtcatgcaacacaaagctgttaattcaagacataggaagtacaatggtgcttattggctctttctaccatgagatatggtcacttttagtggttcactaccttattttggtcacatttcataagggtcaaagtgaccttgaccttgatcatatgtgaccaaatgtgtctcatgatgaaagcataacatgtgccccacataatttttaagtttgaaacagttatcttccatagttcagggtcaaggtcacttcaaaatatgtatacaatccaactttgaagagctcctgtgaccttgaccttgaagcaaggtaaaccaaactggtatcaaaagatggggcttactttgccctatatatcatatataggtgaggtattcaatctcaaaaacttcagagaaaatgtgaaaaatgtgaaaaatagctgttttttaggcaacatttatggcccctgcgaccttgaccttgaagcaaggtcaagatgctatgtatgttttttggggccttgtcatcatacaccatcttgccaaatttggtactgatagactgaatagtgtccaagaaatatccaacgttaaagttttccggacggacgtccggacggacggacgtccggacggacggacggacggacggacgactcgggtgagtacatagactcacttttgcttcgcatgtgagtcaaaaattaagtaaacaaatctatggaatattttggagttccattgtGATTGGTTAAACAGATCTAtatatcttcttattattttatccGTACTGTGTTTACATTTGAAAACAGATCTTTTCCGACGCCCCCCACtaaattcatttaaaaaaaaaccaagacctATAGGCTctcgaaaatttgattttcatAAGCACATTCCCCCCCTCTTCGTTCACAAAAAATCCGCAGGCGCTAGCTCTTACGGTTAGGACGCCGCTCTCGTGAAACGTTTTGGGGAAATCAAGCTGCTTGCCGTAAGGGGCCAGATATTGTTttgccaatttttttttagtgtACCCCTTCAATAGCATGATACTGTCTTAAAAGGATTTTGAAATCGCTTGAGCCGTTTAGCCGCCGAATTAAATTAAAGAAATAGCTATATTTGGACTTTTTCACATTTTAAAGCTGGGTTTTTTTCCTACCGTCTGCACGACCAACCCACAATCCGATGTACCTTTCGGCTCTACgtgaaaacaaaattaacaaacaaacaaaccaacaacaacaaaaaccaagcaAAACAAATACACCCGCATTTTGGAACTGCGCGGCGTCGGTATGGCGCATTGACAGTGGCGATGGTGTAACCTAGAATTTAAATGCACCGGCGCGTAGTCTCCGCGGCGTATGTCCGCGCAGGTGGGATCGCCCAAGCGACGGTGAATGCATGCGCGGCGCACCATAAATGTTTACTGGggtataggcaacaatttggaaaaatcaagtacttttcaatgactatttaacaaaactctattttcaagcacttttcaaggcctggaaaaggttttccaattttcaaggagttttccagggttcaaggactctgtacgaaccctgccctgtgaaaacattggccatagatatatatgtgaattacttcccttgggtatgaacatttatgaatgattaaatgggtgaaagaaggccatacaaaataaaaatcagcAAATAACTAAatcacttcccttgtgagtaagaacagtcacaccaatgttccaactttttgctaaaaattcgcctacaatgtgaccttcaaagttgaaaaggggtaactgaacttcatgtttggatgtcatggagtccaacatgtcagtaaattttgaaagccctagattcataaacatctgaaaactgctcaacgtctttgcatcacggcacattaataaaagtaagagttagtaagactggcctaactgctatggtgaggcagtaatCACTCGttgatgaattcttttctttctttatttgttgtttaacgtcgttttcaaccattcaaggttatattgcgacaggaaaagggggagatgggatagaggaaagggggaagatgggatagtgccacttgtcaattgtttcttgttcacaaaagcactaatcaacaagaagagcaaacgctcgatcgagtcactttcgcagttctgaatattatatgaggcatcagatggacaggaagaaattgctattcacaacacaatgagtcacgttcacataaaatttgagcccggtcacttttatagtttccgagaaaagcccaacgttaagttgtgtgttgccgaacagaaaaggctagttatctcccttgtttttctgataacgttcgtaaaaggctacagatgtaaatactttgatgtaaagaataatcctacaaagtttcaatcacatccgatgaactttgtcaaagatataaaatgtctaatttttcctttgacgctgacctgtgaccttgaaaaaggtcaaaggtcaacgaaaccatcgttaaagtgtagaggtcattggaggtcacgactaaacaaaatatgagcccgatcgctttgatagttttcgagaaaagtccaacgttaaggtggtgtctacggacggccggtcggacggccggccggccggacagactaacactgaccgattacatagtcacattttctcaagtgactcaaaaaactgctccaggggcttgcaacgtagtacaatatatgaccttactgggagaatgcaagtttccagtacaaaggacttaacatttcttacatactgcttgactaaaatctttacaaacattgactatattctatacaagaaacactgcttaatatgtaggtaaatgcacaacaggttgtgaacagaaaatccaaaaacgtaaggtcttaaaagcggggaagtttgaaaagggggggagggggggacctaaaatgtggcgatcataacaaccggcatgggtggccgagtggtaacgcacttgcgctcggaatcgagaggttgcgtgttcgaccctgggtcaggccgctatttatttctcccccctttcctaacctaggtggtgggttcaagtgctagtctttcggatgagccaaaaaaccgaggtcccttcgtgtacactacattgggggtgcacgttaaagatcccacgattgacaaaacggtctttcctggcaaaattgtattctttctttatttggtgtttaacgtcgttttcaaccacga from Littorina saxatilis isolate snail1 linkage group LG16, US_GU_Lsax_2.0, whole genome shotgun sequence encodes the following:
- the LOC138951263 gene encoding KRAB-A domain-containing protein 2-like gives rise to the protein MDVEDRFRKCLFERYAKNKNYLLPKDCYFTMINDLKTAQVSSTTKTSRQYKLMKRYEVLQCGPNDKLIRKRSSPDEAPIFFVTLEDTYDTIKTAHIATGHGGRDRMLKELEKKFANIQRDSVELFKSYCLVCQEKQKRQKTKGVVVRPILTEEFNSRSQVDLVDYQSMEDGGYKWIMVYQDHLTKFVVLRPLTSKRACQVALQLVDIFTLFGAPVILQSDNGSEFTAVVIRELRDLWPELKLVHGKPRHPQSQGSVERANGDIKDMLTAWMSDHQTTRWSLGLKFVQFMKNRAYHSGLKRSPYRAMFGVEPRVGLSSTWLPEALIDEMQTEEDLRERVGWSSNADNASNPESAGSDLDINITSVSVQVHEESTSAGATLQELSNGDAAVIDRAFEIVQDELTMTNVTAILQEELSNGGEGVVETVQCEPSMTDATATAILHELSNGGEGVVETVQGEPSMTDATATAILQELSNGGEGVLHTENNELRLLNKRQLSINRQREASRECQKGQAERMIKRSRIELCPGQPGDNVAVPVPLVDRGRGDPRNILGIILHKTENDLYKIATRSGVLKGSFTRNEFELCAQKLLTEQDVKCDKQVSVREAVVQNSLSGGQGFTKCNCSGGKKCQTNRCKCFKRKVLCNSRCHQSLTCKNK